One Watersipora subatra chromosome 4, tzWatSuba1.1, whole genome shotgun sequence genomic window carries:
- the LOC137392977 gene encoding prenylated Rab acceptor protein 1-like, with protein MSNGEANFDLSGNIDSPPTYHAATTGAKTGLPVSSGDTKVDLSGNLDVPTPAATSAKTGVMEALSAVPVTPGAAKDWVLSRRKYVRPWSEFLNTARFSKPTNVAAVGSRAVKNIEHFMSNYLFVFLGLIVFCILTSPILLIVLGLCGGAIYYVGVKSQSQQNVKLFGRELTPSQQYAAIGVSSVPLLWLSGAGGAVFWILGASIFLIGLHAVFYKRLDESDAFDLEMDEVTVS; from the exons ATGTCTAACGGGGAAGCAAACTTTGATCTATCTGGTAACATTGATTCTCCTCCAACTTATCATGCTGCAACAACTGGTGCAAAAACTGG aTTGCCTGTAAGCAGTGGAGATACCAAAGTGGATTTATCTGGAAATCTAGATGTTCCTACACCTGCTGCCACCAGTGCTAAAACTGG GGTGATGGAGGCATTATCTGCTGTGCCTGTCACACCTGGAGCCGCCAAGGACTGGGTGCTCAGCAGAAGGAAATACGTTCGACCTTGGTCCGAGTTCCTGAATACAGCTCGGTTTTCCAAACCTACGAATGTTGCCGCTGTGGGATCGCGAGCCGTCAAGAATATTGAACATTTTATGAGCAACTATCTGTTTGTTTTCCTTGGTTTGATAGTCTTCTGCAT TCTCACCTCACCGATTCTCCTCATCGTTCTTGGACTATGCGGTGGAGCGATATATTACGTTGGAGTAAAGAGTCAATCTCAGCAAAATGTTAAACTGTTTG GGCGAGAGTTGACACCGAGTCAACAATATGCTGCTATCGGAGTATCTTCTGTGCCTCTTCTGTGGCTTTCTGGAGCCGGTGGTGCTGTCTTCTGGATTCTTG GTGCTTCTATATTCCTGATTGGCCTGCATGCTGTTTTCTATAAACGTCTTGATGAATCTGATGCATTTGATTTGGAGATGGACGAAGTTACAGTCTCATAA